The genomic interval GGAACTAAGGGAAGACTCTTACCTGCACCCCTGCGGAAAGGCTCGTGGGTATTGAAGACAGTGGTGAAAAAGCCAAAGGGAAAAGCACCAACACCAAATGAGAAGTGAAAACCCCCGGTATCACCAAATGGCTGGAATCCCTAGGGAGGTGGAAAAAGTCAGGGGAACAGAACACCTTTGGCAAGGAAGGAATGCTATTGGACAAGAAAACTCACCCCTCTACTCTCTGGAGCTGGTCGCTGGCCCTGGGGGCGGGGTGGAGTTTTCAAtctgagagagaagaaagagactaTCAACAGGGAATCTCTACTCTGACACACATCTTCCCTGGGCAGAAGCCTCAATCTTCCCTTGATACCACCTCCAGTATCTCACCTGGGATCCTGGGGCTTCTGGCTCCCTCGTCCATAAAGAGGGACAACTTTATCTCTGCTGATGCCAGCTTTACACACAGGACATTCTTGCCGGTCTGGTCGTGTCTCCAGCCactggggggtagagggagagagaaaaatgaagtggTTTCAAGTACAAGGAGGATCTTTTAGTTCCTCAGACCTCcccatgtccttctttatctcctcaaTACGCACCTGATGAAGACAGGGCCAGCTggatgggggaaaaagaaaaaagtcaaaatagtTACAGAAAAGAGTCACAGACCCCAGACTTAGCAGAATCCCATCTCACCCTCTTCCCAGGTATTACCTACtagttcttttcatattttctgcaACTTCTACCATGCCAGCTAACTGagccttcctccttctctgatTTTACAACATCTAGAGTTCCTTCCATCTTCAACACTCAATcctctcccaacacacacacacacacacacacacacacacacacacacacacatcccctcTCTTCTCTGCCTTCAATTTCCAATTCTCTTCAACACATCTCTTTCCAGGTCTTCTTTTTCAGCAGTTCTTTCCCCCATCCATTCAGCTCAAACCCCCTTTACTAGGCATTCTCTCACTACTTTTCCTCTCGTTTTCAAGCTCATTAAAGTCTTTCATTTCCACGACTCTTGAACCTCTTAATCCTACCGATCCACAATGCCCTTATGGTTTGTCATACCACCCCCTCCCACATTTCATCTAAATGTGGGCCCATATATTCCCTGAGTCAACAATTCAAGTGATACGTACCTTCCCTAGCCTTTGATTCTCATCCATTTCTACCTGTACAGCTAAGAAAATCTAACTTCCCTGGGGTAAGGTAGCTCACCTGTACAGAAGTGCAGTGCCCCTCCATTTCCCGTCCCACCTCCTCCTTATAACACAGCACACACGCACTAGCTCCTAATTTGTAAAACCCTCCTTTCCAGAGATCTCATCTAATCTACTCGCACAAACCAGATTAAGACGTGAGACCCCTCCTCAGGCCTCACGTGGGGGTGTAACCTCCGATTATCTATATGGTTATGCTCCCCGC from Castor canadensis chromosome 8, mCasCan1.hap1v2, whole genome shotgun sequence carries:
- the Rnf5 gene encoding E3 ubiquitin-protein ligase RNF5 isoform X2, with protein sequence MAAAEEEDGGPEGPNRERGGAGATFECNICLETAREAVVSVCGHLYCWPCLHQWLETRPDRQECPVCKAGISRDKVVPLYGRGSQKPQDPRLKTPPRPQGQRPAPESRGGFQPFGDTGGFHFSFGVGAFPFGFFTTVFNTHEPFRRGAGVDLGQGHPASSWQDSLFLFLAIFFFFWLLSI
- the Rnf5 gene encoding E3 ubiquitin-protein ligase RNF5 isoform X1, producing the protein MAAAEEEDGGPEGPNRERGGAGATFECNICLETAREAVVSVCGHLYCWPCLHQWLETRPDRQECPVCKAGISRDKVVPLYGRGSQKPQDPRLKTPPRPQGQRPAPESRGGFQPFGDTGGFHFSFGVGAFPFGFFTTVFNTHEPFRRGAAFLSPTGVDLGQGHPASSWQDSLFLFLAIFFFFWLLSI